A region of Pseudomonas putida DNA encodes the following proteins:
- a CDS encoding ABC transporter ATP-binding protein yields MITVHDLHKCYGAKPVLSGVSAHFPTQRLTSLIGPNGAGKTTLLMMIARLLEPGHGDIRLEGRSIADIAIGDYARRVATLRQSTDFNLRLTVAELVAFGRFPYSRGALTRDDQRAIDEAIGFLALEPLRHAYLDELSGGQRQMAFLAMTIAQQTDYLLLDEPLNNLDMRHAVQIMRALRRLCDEFGRTVILVVHDINFAATYSDFIVAMKGGQVHCAGSVDEVVTEQRLHALYGLEVEISHSAGRRLCNYFNPSRDPK; encoded by the coding sequence ATGATCACTGTCCACGATCTGCACAAGTGTTACGGCGCCAAGCCGGTATTGTCCGGGGTGAGCGCGCATTTCCCAACCCAGCGGCTGACGTCGCTGATCGGCCCCAATGGCGCCGGCAAGACCACGCTGTTGATGATGATCGCGCGGCTGCTGGAACCTGGCCACGGCGATATCCGCCTGGAGGGGCGCAGCATCGCCGACATTGCCATCGGCGACTACGCCCGGCGCGTTGCGACCCTGCGCCAGTCCACCGACTTCAACCTGCGCCTGACCGTCGCTGAACTGGTCGCGTTCGGCCGTTTCCCGTATAGCCGCGGCGCCCTCACCCGCGACGACCAGCGGGCAATCGACGAGGCCATCGGTTTTTTGGCCCTGGAACCCCTGCGCCACGCCTACCTCGACGAGCTCAGCGGCGGTCAGCGGCAGATGGCGTTTCTGGCCATGACCATTGCCCAGCAGACCGACTACCTGCTGCTCGACGAGCCACTGAACAACCTCGACATGCGCCATGCGGTACAGATCATGCGCGCGTTGCGTCGGCTTTGCGACGAGTTCGGGCGCACCGTGATTCTGGTGGTACACGACATCAACTTCGCCGCCACCTACTCCGACTTCATCGTCGCCATGAAAGGCGGCCAGGTCCATTGCGCCGGCAGCGTGGACGAGGTCGTGACCGAGCAACGGCTGCACGCGCTGTACGGGCTGGAGGTCGAAATCAGCCACAGCGCGGGCCGCCGTTTGTGCAATTACTTCAACCCGTCGAGAGACCCGAAATGA
- a CDS encoding iron chelate uptake ABC transporter family permease subunit produces the protein MMRRHAVWLAVVALAVLFVFANAGLDFAYVIPKRLARLAAMVIGGVCVACSAIAFQTLSGNRILTPAVMGYEAVYLLLHALLVLYMGVQGLVVLGTDGHFMLAVLVMLGYSWALHRWLFRDGRSNVYFLLLVGLVLTMVMATVTQFVQLKVSPGEFSMLQGFTQASFNRPQPRVLLYSAVVVALVCAVLARTLPLLDVLSLGRDQAISLGVDYQRQVRLQLALIAALVAVSTSLLGPTAFMGVFVANITYALAGTFRHRVTLALGSAVAIAVFIAAQLLVEHVFNYKTTVGILVNLVCGTYFLALMVRTRGAS, from the coding sequence ATGATGCGCCGCCACGCGGTCTGGCTAGCCGTGGTCGCATTGGCCGTGCTGTTCGTGTTCGCCAACGCGGGGCTGGATTTCGCCTACGTGATCCCCAAGCGCCTCGCCCGCCTGGCCGCCATGGTCATCGGCGGTGTGTGCGTGGCCTGCTCCGCCATCGCCTTCCAGACCCTCTCGGGCAACCGCATCCTGACACCGGCGGTGATGGGCTATGAAGCGGTCTACCTGCTGCTGCACGCGCTGCTGGTGCTGTACATGGGGGTGCAGGGTTTGGTTGTGCTGGGCACCGATGGCCATTTTATGCTCGCGGTGCTGGTGATGCTTGGCTACTCGTGGGCACTGCATCGCTGGCTGTTTCGCGACGGCAGAAGCAACGTTTACTTCCTGTTGCTGGTCGGGCTGGTGCTGACCATGGTCATGGCGACGGTCACCCAGTTCGTGCAGCTCAAGGTCAGCCCTGGCGAGTTCTCGATGCTGCAAGGCTTCACCCAGGCGTCGTTCAACCGACCGCAACCTCGGGTATTGCTGTACTCAGCGGTCGTGGTCGCGCTGGTGTGTGCAGTGCTGGCCCGCACCCTGCCCTTGCTCGATGTGCTGTCGCTGGGGCGCGACCAGGCGATTTCCCTGGGCGTGGACTATCAACGCCAGGTACGCCTGCAACTGGCGCTGATCGCGGCCCTGGTCGCAGTGTCGACCAGCCTGCTAGGCCCCACGGCCTTCATGGGCGTGTTCGTCGCCAACATCACTTACGCACTGGCCGGCACGTTCCGGCACCGGGTCACCCTGGCGCTGGGCAGCGCGGTGGCCATTGCCGTGTTCATTGCCGCCCAGTTGTTGGTCGAGCATGTCTTCAACTACAAGACCACCGTCGGCATCCTGGTGAATCTGGTGTGTGGCACCTATTTCCTCGCCTTGATGGTGCGTACCCGAGGTGCCTCATGA
- a CDS encoding ABC transporter permease has protein sequence MRVSWLVRFALLCAASLMVGARELAWTTLFEPSGDTWLTLTASRLPRLAALVLIGIGLAVCGVILQQIVRNRFVEPSTSGGLDAARLGILLSLGLAPAAGPLVRMLFALAFCFVASLLFVAIIRRIRVKNTVLVPVIGLMYGGVLSALAEFYAYRINLLQSMQGWLLGDFSKVVQGRYEIIFVILPIIAVTYLYAHRFTVVGMGEGMATSLGLNYTANVALGLLLVAVTVSVSVITVGAIPFIGLVIPNLVALRHGDNLRRTLPLVALGGAALLLVCDIIGRLLIYPFEVPIGLTAGGLGGLIFLGLIIWRQR, from the coding sequence ATGCGCGTGTCCTGGCTTGTGCGGTTTGCCTTGTTGTGCGCTGCCTCGTTGATGGTGGGCGCCCGTGAACTGGCGTGGACCACGCTGTTCGAGCCCTCTGGCGATACCTGGCTGACCCTGACTGCCAGCCGCCTGCCGCGCCTGGCGGCGTTGGTCCTGATCGGCATCGGCCTGGCGGTGTGCGGGGTGATCCTGCAACAGATCGTACGCAACCGGTTTGTCGAGCCCAGCACGTCCGGCGGGCTGGATGCGGCCCGGCTTGGCATCCTGCTGTCGCTGGGGTTGGCACCGGCGGCCGGGCCCCTGGTGCGAATGCTCTTCGCCCTGGCCTTCTGTTTCGTGGCAAGCCTGCTGTTCGTCGCGATCATCCGCCGCATCCGGGTCAAGAACACGGTGCTGGTACCGGTCATCGGCCTGATGTATGGCGGCGTACTGAGTGCCTTGGCCGAGTTCTACGCCTACCGCATCAACCTGCTGCAGAGCATGCAGGGCTGGTTGCTGGGTGACTTCTCGAAGGTGGTGCAAGGTCGTTACGAAATCATCTTTGTGATCCTGCCGATCATCGCAGTCACCTACCTGTATGCGCACCGTTTTACCGTGGTCGGCATGGGCGAAGGCATGGCCACCAGCCTGGGCCTGAACTACACCGCCAATGTGGCCCTGGGCTTGCTGCTGGTTGCGGTCACGGTATCTGTCAGCGTCATCACCGTCGGTGCCATCCCCTTTATCGGGTTGGTGATCCCCAACCTGGTTGCACTGCGCCATGGCGACAACCTGCGCCGTACCCTGCCGCTCGTGGCATTGGGTGGCGCCGCGCTTTTGCTGGTGTGCGACATCATCGGGCGGCTGCTCATCTACCCCTTCGAAGTGCCCATCGGCTTGACCGCAGGCGGCCTCGGCGGCCTCATCTTCCTCGGTTTGATCATCTGGAGGCAGCGATGA
- a CDS encoding ABC transporter ATP-binding protein — translation MLKTFIRLLGDSAPVFRRYTLMTLVYGVLSGLTITTLAPVMLHLLAGDVRRASGWLAALVVGMAVCWAWRRHVEQAGVAVAVAVLQGARQHIGEHVAQLPLSWFTPGNTARLGHVITQGMMAVAQLPAHVFTPLVSGAVTPLVIVLGLFALHTPMGLVALLTLPFLVAVMLLSARLGRRADEAFTRHFAESSQRMVEFARAQSVLRAFNGHGGGTRLLDQSLERQRNSGIGLIIRSSLSALLNSWAVQAAFALLLVVAGMGLSRHLGTPLAPQEAIAAVVALALACRFIDPLLDVASHVEILRGAHGQLKEVEQILAAAPLPEPHAPLQPADASIALHAVSLRYTANGPDVLREVNLQFAAGSMTAIVGASGSGKTSLLRLIARFFDASQGSVRMGGVDVRQMSSATLTGNVSQVLQDTWLFQGSIADNIRIGKPDASDAELLQAARLAGVSEIIARLPHGLETEVGEGGARLSGGERQRITIARALIKQAPILLVDEATAALDAQNQAVIAETLNSLRGHCTLVVIAHQLSTVAMADQIVVLEDGLVVEQGSPAALRVVSSRYARFLEQRHAASGWRIAATAKEERG, via the coding sequence ATGCTGAAGACTTTTATTCGACTGTTGGGCGACAGCGCCCCGGTGTTTCGTCGCTACACCCTGATGACGCTTGTGTATGGGGTGCTCAGTGGCCTGACCATCACCACCCTTGCGCCGGTCATGCTGCACCTGCTGGCCGGCGATGTGCGCAGGGCGTCAGGTTGGCTCGCCGCGCTGGTGGTGGGCATGGCCGTGTGCTGGGCGTGGCGGCGCCACGTCGAACAGGCGGGTGTGGCGGTCGCCGTCGCCGTCTTGCAGGGTGCCCGCCAACACATAGGGGAGCATGTTGCACAACTGCCCCTGAGCTGGTTTACCCCCGGCAACACTGCCCGGCTGGGGCACGTCATCACCCAGGGCATGATGGCCGTGGCGCAGTTGCCGGCGCACGTATTCACCCCGCTTGTCAGCGGGGCCGTAACCCCGCTGGTGATCGTGCTTGGGCTGTTTGCCCTGCACACTCCGATGGGCCTGGTCGCACTGTTGACGCTGCCCTTTCTGGTCGCCGTGATGCTGCTCAGCGCACGCCTGGGGCGGCGGGCCGACGAGGCGTTTACGCGCCACTTCGCCGAATCCAGCCAGCGCATGGTTGAGTTTGCCCGCGCCCAATCGGTGCTGCGAGCCTTCAATGGCCACGGCGGCGGCACCCGCCTGCTCGACCAGAGCCTTGAACGGCAGCGCAACAGCGGCATCGGCCTGATCATCCGCTCGTCCTTGTCGGCACTGCTCAACAGCTGGGCCGTACAGGCCGCGTTCGCCCTGTTGCTGGTGGTGGCGGGCATGGGGTTGAGCCGTCATCTCGGCACGCCGCTGGCGCCACAGGAGGCCATCGCAGCAGTCGTCGCGTTGGCGTTGGCCTGCCGCTTCATCGACCCGTTACTGGACGTCGCCAGCCATGTCGAGATTTTGCGTGGCGCCCACGGTCAGCTCAAGGAAGTGGAGCAGATCCTGGCCGCTGCCCCGCTACCGGAACCGCATGCGCCCCTGCAGCCAGCCGATGCCTCGATCGCGTTGCACGCTGTCAGCCTGCGCTACACGGCCAACGGGCCCGATGTGCTGCGCGAGGTGAACCTGCAGTTCGCGGCGGGCAGTATGACGGCCATCGTCGGTGCCTCGGGCTCCGGCAAGACATCATTGCTGCGCCTGATCGCGCGGTTCTTCGATGCCAGCCAGGGCAGCGTGCGGATGGGCGGTGTGGACGTGCGGCAGATGAGCAGCGCCACCTTGACCGGCAACGTCAGCCAGGTGCTGCAGGACACCTGGCTGTTCCAGGGCAGCATCGCCGACAACATCCGCATTGGCAAACCCGACGCCAGCGACGCCGAGCTCCTGCAAGCCGCCCGCCTGGCCGGCGTGAGCGAAATCATCGCGCGCCTGCCGCACGGCCTGGAAACCGAGGTCGGTGAAGGCGGTGCCCGGCTGTCTGGCGGCGAGCGCCAGCGCATCACCATTGCCCGAGCGCTGATCAAGCAGGCGCCCATCCTGCTGGTGGACGAGGCGACCGCCGCACTCGATGCACAGAACCAGGCGGTGATCGCCGAAACCCTGAACAGCCTGCGTGGGCACTGCACGCTGGTGGTCATCGCCCACCAGCTCAGCACCGTAGCCATGGCCGACCAGATCGTGGTGCTCGAAGACGGCCTGGTGGTCGAGCAAGGTTCGCCTGCGGCATTGCGGGTTGTCAGCAGTCGCTACGCAAGGTTCCTTGAGCAACGCCATGCCGCGAGCGGCTGGCGCATCGCTGCAACAGCGAAGGAGGAGCGCGGCTGA
- a CDS encoding ABC transporter ATP-binding protein, whose amino-acid sequence MPDSSPPSPDAALASTQARSPISRVLAPIRGRLVAAAILAAIGSMLTLVPLAGIAQIARMALTDTSSPSAIGGVVFASVASLFAGMTLITAGELLAHLADNRITHHLRVAVGQRLMQVPLGWFSERASSEVKRAMQDDIGTLHSLTAHFYTTLGRAVGAVLVSVVYLFAMDWRLAIVALLPFPGFFLFLRRAMKASAKHMDGLVAGMTRIDDAVVEFVNGMPLVKAFGSQGNAQDRYRAAVDAFAQAFTQFTRPLVASMAKANAMIAPVTVLGVVLLFGTLFVAMGWIEPIEVLPFALVTPGLCAPLQLLHYITHDLNNAAGAAQRVLALLDTPVLPTAACPQRPSGCEIRVERLRHAYAPGNDVLTDVSFTLPPGTTTAIVGPSGAGKSTLARLLLRFFDPDAGRITLGGVDVRHMATSDLYQHIGFVLQEVRLIHASVADNIALGRPSATRAQVEAAARVANIHERILQLPRGYDAVIGEDALLSGGEQQRLSIARAVLLDPPVLVLDEATAAADAESEAAIQNALSRFAIGRTLLVIAHRLDTVMHADQILVLDEGTVREQGRHAELLARQGLYARLWALGRYPHTVKKALPAC is encoded by the coding sequence ATGCCCGATAGCTCACCGCCCTCCCCCGATGCTGCCCTTGCCTCCACCCAGGCGCGCAGCCCCATCAGCCGCGTGCTCGCCCCTATCCGTGGCCGCTTGGTCGCCGCTGCGATACTGGCGGCGATTGGCTCGATGCTCACGCTGGTACCGCTGGCCGGTATCGCGCAAATCGCACGGATGGCCTTGACTGACACCTCTTCGCCTTCTGCCATTGGCGGGGTCGTTTTCGCCAGCGTGGCCAGCCTGTTTGCGGGCATGACCCTGATCACGGCAGGCGAGTTGCTGGCGCACCTGGCAGACAACCGCATCACTCACCACCTGCGCGTGGCCGTCGGGCAGCGCCTGATGCAGGTACCGCTTGGCTGGTTCAGCGAACGCGCATCGAGCGAAGTCAAACGCGCGATGCAGGACGACATCGGCACACTGCACAGCCTGACCGCGCACTTCTACACCACACTGGGTCGCGCCGTGGGTGCCGTGCTGGTTTCGGTGGTGTACCTGTTTGCCATGGATTGGCGCCTGGCAATCGTCGCACTGCTGCCCTTCCCTGGTTTCTTCCTGTTCCTGCGCCGGGCCATGAAGGCCAGCGCAAAGCACATGGACGGGTTGGTCGCCGGCATGACGCGCATCGATGATGCCGTGGTCGAATTCGTCAATGGCATGCCCTTGGTGAAGGCGTTCGGCAGCCAAGGCAATGCTCAGGACCGCTATCGCGCCGCCGTCGATGCCTTTGCCCAGGCCTTCACCCAATTCACCCGCCCACTGGTGGCGTCGATGGCCAAGGCCAACGCCATGATCGCCCCTGTGACCGTGCTGGGTGTGGTCCTTCTGTTCGGCACCCTGTTCGTTGCCATGGGCTGGATCGAGCCGATAGAGGTACTGCCATTCGCGCTGGTGACGCCAGGCCTGTGCGCGCCCCTGCAATTGCTGCACTACATCACCCACGACCTCAACAACGCGGCCGGCGCAGCTCAGCGGGTTCTGGCCTTGCTCGACACACCGGTCCTGCCGACAGCGGCCTGCCCCCAGCGGCCAAGCGGTTGTGAGATCCGCGTAGAACGGCTGCGCCATGCCTATGCACCGGGCAACGATGTGCTCACCGACGTCAGCTTTACCCTGCCCCCCGGCACCACCACGGCCATCGTCGGCCCTTCCGGCGCGGGCAAGTCGACCCTGGCCCGTTTGCTGCTGCGCTTTTTCGACCCCGACGCCGGGCGTATCACCCTGGGCGGCGTCGACGTGCGGCACATGGCGACGAGCGATTTGTACCAGCACATCGGTTTTGTGCTGCAGGAAGTGCGGCTGATCCATGCCAGCGTGGCCGACAACATCGCGCTGGGCCGGCCATCTGCCACCCGCGCGCAGGTTGAAGCCGCCGCGCGCGTGGCCAACATTCATGAGCGCATCCTGCAGCTGCCGCGTGGCTATGACGCGGTCATCGGCGAAGACGCGCTGCTGTCCGGTGGCGAACAGCAGCGCTTGAGCATCGCCCGCGCAGTGCTGCTCGACCCGCCTGTGCTGGTGCTCGACGAGGCCACCGCCGCCGCCGATGCCGAAAGCGAAGCGGCGATCCAGAACGCCCTATCGCGTTTTGCCATAGGGCGCACCCTGCTGGTCATCGCACATCGGCTCGATACGGTGATGCACGCTGACCAGATTCTGGTGCTGGACGAAGGCACGGTGCGTGAACAAGGCCGTCATGCCGAACTGCTCGCACGCCAGGGGCTGTATGCACGGCTATGGGCCCTGGGCCGCTACCCGCACACCGTGAAAAAGGCGTTGCCAGCATGCTGA
- a CDS encoding TetR/AcrR family transcriptional regulator, with the protein MEPPQRSAGRGRPRTITRERIADVSIAIGLPNLTFVGVAAALGVSHMALYKHVPNIEALKCLVAEEIFQRWEIPQACGDSRQGLQAYLTRFAASVQAFVKTHPGLTPYVIRRLAATQSMIGKISDHQAHIAQAYGLTHEQARWLLSTVAFHGFAVADTVYTVTGREPVLEADRAGEESEMEDELFEGMQALIVGVLVLLEQRVGSPLG; encoded by the coding sequence ATGGAACCGCCACAACGATCTGCCGGACGCGGGCGCCCTCGTACCATCACCCGTGAACGGATTGCTGACGTGAGCATCGCCATCGGCCTGCCAAACCTCACATTCGTCGGTGTTGCTGCCGCCTTGGGGGTCAGCCATATGGCGCTGTACAAGCACGTGCCGAACATCGAAGCGCTCAAGTGCCTGGTGGCTGAAGAGATCTTTCAACGCTGGGAGATCCCCCAGGCGTGCGGCGATTCACGGCAAGGCCTGCAGGCGTACCTGACCCGTTTCGCCGCGTCGGTGCAGGCGTTCGTCAAGACGCACCCGGGGCTGACACCCTATGTCATTCGCAGGTTGGCAGCGACGCAGTCGATGATCGGCAAGATCAGCGATCATCAAGCGCATATCGCCCAGGCCTACGGCCTGACCCACGAGCAGGCGCGCTGGCTGCTGTCCACGGTGGCCTTCCATGGGTTCGCGGTTGCCGACACGGTGTACACGGTCACTGGGCGCGAGCCAGTACTGGAAGCTGACCGCGCAGGGGAAGAGTCAGAGATGGAAGATGAATTGTTCGAAGGCATGCAGGCGTTGATCGTTGGTGTGCTGGTACTGCTGGAGCAGCGGGTGGGCAGCCCGCTCGGCTGA
- a CDS encoding DMT family transporter, with amino-acid sequence MKKTAIAAFVFLGVVWGSNFMFVKWAAQLISPLQITLLRVLFGFVPVLLYALATKALRREHWRHAHHFLVMSLLATAVYYFAFAKGTALLDTGIAGMLGGAIPLFTFLCAWLFLRSEPLNTIKTLGIGVGFAGILLVAKPWSAQGAVNPAGIGYMIFGALSVGCSFVYAKRFVSPLGLPAAALTSYQIGLALVMLLVVTPLNGIGAVFTDTHAWVGLVIGLGLLGTGAAYLAYYFIVDAFGALAASAVTYIPPVVALLIGAWLGEPVTATSWVAAGLILSGVALVQLHARFAKPARCATLRTPSSTPN; translated from the coding sequence ATGAAAAAAACCGCTATCGCTGCTTTTGTCTTCCTCGGTGTCGTCTGGGGGAGCAACTTCATGTTCGTCAAATGGGCTGCCCAGCTCATCTCGCCCCTGCAGATTACCCTGCTGCGTGTGTTGTTCGGTTTTGTGCCGGTGCTGCTTTACGCACTGGCGACCAAGGCATTGCGGCGTGAGCACTGGCGGCACGCCCATCACTTCCTGGTGATGTCGCTGCTCGCGACCGCCGTCTACTACTTTGCCTTCGCCAAAGGCACGGCACTGCTCGATACGGGGATCGCTGGCATGCTCGGCGGCGCGATACCGCTGTTCACCTTTCTGTGTGCCTGGCTGTTTTTGCGCAGCGAGCCGCTCAACACCATCAAGACCTTGGGGATCGGGGTGGGCTTTGCAGGCATTCTGCTGGTGGCCAAACCCTGGTCAGCACAGGGTGCCGTCAACCCTGCAGGCATCGGCTACATGATTTTCGGGGCGTTGAGCGTGGGATGCTCGTTCGTTTATGCAAAGCGCTTCGTCAGCCCATTGGGGCTACCTGCGGCGGCACTGACCAGCTATCAGATCGGCCTGGCGTTGGTGATGTTACTGGTGGTAACGCCGCTCAATGGCATAGGTGCAGTGTTTACCGACACACACGCCTGGGTTGGCCTGGTGATCGGGCTGGGCCTGCTGGGTACGGGTGCGGCTTACCTTGCGTACTATTTCATCGTCGATGCCTTTGGCGCATTGGCGGCCTCGGCGGTGACGTACATTCCGCCCGTGGTCGCACTGCTGATCGGCGCATGGCTGGGAGAGCCGGTCACTGCAACATCATGGGTTGCAGCAGGCCTGATCCTGTCAGGCGTGGCGCTGGTGCAACTGCACGCCCGGTTTGCCAAGCCGGCTCGGTGCGCGACCTTGCGGACACCGTCCAGCACACCGAACTGA
- a CDS encoding DUF1330 domain-containing protein, whose amino-acid sequence MKGYWIILGATVTDTEARQEYGRLWGPIAAKYGATLKQLAPGALVESHTSSRVLAVEFASYTQAKACYDDPAYTEAKAFALRAAPRELIIIEGDLS is encoded by the coding sequence ATGAAGGGTTACTGGATCATCTTGGGCGCCACAGTCACCGACACAGAGGCCCGGCAGGAATATGGCCGGCTGTGGGGGCCTATTGCAGCAAAGTACGGCGCAACGCTCAAGCAGCTTGCCCCAGGTGCGCTGGTGGAGTCGCACACCAGCAGCCGTGTACTGGCGGTCGAGTTCGCCAGCTATACCCAGGCAAAAGCTTGCTATGACGACCCCGCCTATACAGAAGCCAAAGCGTTTGCACTGCGCGCGGCGCCTCGCGAGCTGATCATCATCGAAGGCGATCTGAGCTGA
- a CDS encoding nucleotidyltransferase family protein: protein MPPLTDEHVLAIAQENPVNRALLSLLPTLGIPHCMLTAGCLFQTFWNHQAGQAAEWGIKDYDIAYFDEDLSWEAEDRVIARVQQACAHLGVNVEVRNQARVHLWYASKFGAAYPQLQRVTDGIDRYLIQSTCLGVDVYTGALYSTHGLDDLQHNVLRPNTLNRQPDLFEQKAASYRERWPWLKVVC from the coding sequence ATGCCGCCACTTACCGATGAGCATGTGCTGGCCATCGCGCAGGAAAACCCCGTCAACCGGGCCTTGCTTTCGCTGTTGCCCACGCTGGGCATTCCTCACTGCATGCTGACTGCCGGATGCCTGTTCCAGACATTCTGGAATCACCAGGCCGGGCAGGCGGCAGAATGGGGTATCAAGGATTACGACATCGCCTATTTCGATGAAGACCTTTCATGGGAGGCCGAGGACAGGGTGATTGCGCGGGTTCAACAGGCCTGCGCCCACCTTGGCGTCAATGTGGAGGTCCGCAACCAGGCCCGCGTGCACCTGTGGTACGCCTCTAAATTCGGCGCCGCTTACCCTCAACTGCAACGGGTAACCGATGGCATCGACCGCTACTTGATCCAGTCGACCTGCCTGGGCGTGGATGTGTACACCGGTGCGCTGTACAGCACCCATGGCCTGGACGACCTGCAGCACAATGTGCTAAGGCCCAACACATTGAACCGGCAGCCTGATTTGTTCGAGCAAAAAGCGGCCAGCTACCGGGAACGCTGGCCGTGGTTGAAGGTGGTTTGCTGA
- a CDS encoding GNAT family N-acetyltransferase — MKLETQRLLLRPWQEADAADLYEFAKDERIGPIAGWPPHTSVQNSAEIIRTVFNHPEVYAVELKENRRAVGCVGILIGGNSNFQISEQEGEIAYWIGVPYWGKGLIPEAVREVMRHGFETLKLKALWCGYFADNTQSYAAQSKCGFRHHHTEENKYNPFLQDYRTEHISCITYAQWLKLADHP; from the coding sequence ATGAAACTTGAAACACAACGGCTACTGCTGCGCCCTTGGCAGGAAGCCGATGCCGCTGACTTGTACGAGTTTGCCAAGGACGAGCGCATCGGCCCCATCGCGGGGTGGCCCCCGCACACCAGTGTGCAGAACAGTGCCGAGATCATCCGCACCGTCTTCAACCACCCCGAAGTGTATGCAGTCGAACTGAAGGAAAATCGCCGTGCAGTCGGCTGTGTCGGCATTCTCATCGGGGGCAACAGCAACTTCCAGATCAGTGAACAGGAAGGCGAAATCGCCTACTGGATCGGCGTGCCGTACTGGGGCAAAGGGCTGATCCCCGAGGCCGTACGCGAAGTCATGCGGCATGGGTTCGAAACCTTGAAACTCAAGGCGCTCTGGTGCGGCTATTTTGCTGACAACACGCAGTCCTATGCCGCCCAATCCAAATGTGGGTTCCGCCATCACCACACCGAAGAAAACAAATACAACCCCTTCCTTCAGGACTATCGTACCGAACACATCAGCTGTATCACCTACGCGCAGTGGCTCAAACTTGCTGACCACCCTTGA
- a CDS encoding AraC family transcriptional regulator: protein MQHIPKLVTPDDLIRLGDTTLAEGVGVPLSFGHAYITLLVCLSGSACFALNFKERVVRRGDLLVLAEDTIALLKRRSRSFKAFFCLMPKAFAAEVAYQLPNPLFVFLHDHPHCVPAKEDRPLLEGWLAQMRDIARCCPTYRHIMLRNQLQNLFLKIAEQLPAHYQGGRQFSRQETLSWRFWDLVGKHCTRYREVKFYADALNITPFYLSQLSKTFFNDTPKGLIDRQVTLEIKALLSYSTLAIGQIADALNFADASYLCRYFKRQTGVSLSHYRRQEDQCG from the coding sequence ATGCAGCACATTCCGAAACTGGTTACACCTGACGATCTGATACGGCTGGGGGACACCACGCTCGCCGAGGGGGTGGGCGTACCGCTGTCTTTCGGCCATGCCTACATAACACTGCTGGTTTGCCTGTCTGGTAGCGCCTGTTTTGCGCTCAACTTCAAGGAGCGGGTAGTCAGACGCGGTGATCTGCTGGTGCTGGCTGAGGACACCATCGCCTTGCTCAAGCGTCGCTCACGCAGCTTCAAGGCATTTTTCTGCCTCATGCCCAAAGCGTTTGCAGCGGAAGTGGCTTACCAGCTGCCCAACCCCCTGTTCGTCTTTTTGCATGATCACCCTCATTGCGTGCCAGCCAAAGAGGACAGGCCGCTGTTGGAGGGCTGGTTGGCGCAAATGCGCGATATTGCGCGGTGCTGCCCAACGTACCGGCACATCATGCTGCGCAATCAGCTGCAAAACCTGTTTCTTAAGATCGCCGAACAGCTTCCGGCTCACTATCAGGGCGGCAGGCAATTCAGCCGTCAGGAAACACTCAGCTGGCGTTTCTGGGACTTGGTAGGCAAGCACTGCACGCGTTACCGCGAGGTCAAGTTTTATGCCGATGCGCTCAACATCACGCCGTTTTATCTGTCGCAGCTCAGCAAAACGTTTTTCAATGACACCCCGAAAGGCTTGATCGACCGCCAGGTGACCTTGGAGATCAAAGCCCTGCTTTCATACAGCACCCTGGCGATAGGCCAAATAGCGGACGCGCTCAACTTCGCCGACGCGTCTTACTTGTGCCGTTATTTCAAGCGCCAGACCGGGGTTTCGTTGTCCCACTATCGCAGGCAGGAGGATCAGTGTGGTTGA
- the arfB gene encoding alternative ribosome rescue aminoacyl-tRNA hydrolase ArfB, translating into MLTISNNVHLPDADIELTYIRAQGAGGQNVNKVSSAVHLRFDIPASSLPEFYKERLLALRDSRITGDGVLIIKAQQYRTQEQNRADALARLAELIITAGKTEKKRRPTKPTLGSKTRRLEGKARRSTVKAGRGKVEF; encoded by the coding sequence ATGCTGACCATCTCTAATAACGTGCATCTGCCAGATGCCGACATCGAACTGACCTACATCCGCGCGCAAGGCGCAGGTGGGCAGAATGTCAACAAGGTGTCCAGCGCCGTGCACCTGCGCTTCGACATTCCCGCCTCGTCGCTGCCCGAGTTTTACAAGGAGCGGCTACTGGCGCTGCGTGACAGTCGCATCACCGGCGACGGCGTGTTGATCATCAAGGCCCAACAGTACCGCACCCAGGAGCAGAACCGCGCTGACGCACTGGCGCGTCTTGCCGAGTTGATCATCACTGCCGGCAAGACCGAGAAGAAACGCCGTCCCACCAAGCCGACCCTCGGCTCGAAGACCCGCCGCCTCGAAGGAAAAGCCAGGCGCAGCACTGTCAAGGCGGGGCGGGGCAAGGTGGAGTTCTAG